The following are from one region of the Chromobacterium phragmitis genome:
- the rpmA gene encoding 50S ribosomal protein L27: MAHKKAGGSSRNGRDSEAKRLGVKVYGSELIPAGSIIVRQRGTKFHAGENVGQGKDHTLFAKVDGYVEFTVKGAQKRKTVNVVPYTGVDGE; the protein is encoded by the coding sequence ATGGCACACAAAAAAGCAGGCGGCAGCTCCCGCAACGGTCGTGACTCCGAAGCCAAACGCCTGGGCGTTAAGGTTTACGGCAGCGAACTGATTCCGGCTGGTTCCATCATCGTGCGTCAGCGCGGCACCAAGTTCCATGCTGGCGAAAACGTCGGCCAGGGCAAGGACCACACCCTGTTCGCCAAGGTTGACGGCTACGTTGAATTCACCGTTAAGGGCGCGCAAAAGCGCAAGACCGTTAACGTGGTTCCGTACACTGGTGTAGACGGCGAATAA